In a genomic window of Flavobacterium sp. KACC 22761:
- a CDS encoding PhzF family phenazine biosynthesis protein, translating into MSLPFYIVDVFADKKYAGNQLAVFLDAGNLSTTEMQNMAREINFAESTFVTKLDKENNKAEIRIFTPAHEMQFAGHPIIGTSWVLMNKIFDNAPEEIKLEVPIGPIAIHKSDDLIWLKAAQPKFWDVFSKEDFSTFSNLTLSDFENQFPIQEVTTGSAFVMVGLSSKRALENLVLDKDKTDKWLKNNCKTDHRGLYFYYLEGSKLFSRMLCIEHNQLVEDAATGSASTCLQAFLLKYHKPDIELTNYQGDYINRPSEIYFKGKLVGEQFDIKIGGKAQFVAKGEWEA; encoded by the coding sequence ATGAGTTTACCTTTTTATATAGTTGATGTTTTTGCCGATAAAAAATATGCCGGAAACCAATTGGCAGTTTTTTTGGATGCAGGAAATTTAAGTACAACAGAAATGCAAAATATGGCTCGCGAAATCAATTTTGCCGAAAGCACTTTTGTGACCAAATTGGACAAAGAAAACAACAAAGCTGAAATCAGAATATTTACTCCGGCGCATGAAATGCAGTTTGCGGGACATCCGATAATTGGCACTTCATGGGTTTTGATGAATAAGATTTTTGATAATGCACCGGAAGAAATTAAATTGGAAGTTCCGATTGGACCAATTGCGATTCATAAATCAGACGATTTGATTTGGTTAAAAGCGGCTCAGCCAAAGTTTTGGGATGTTTTTTCGAAAGAAGACTTCTCAACCTTCAGCAATCTGACATTAAGCGATTTTGAAAATCAGTTTCCAATTCAAGAAGTGACAACTGGAAGTGCTTTTGTAATGGTCGGATTAAGCAGCAAAAGAGCACTTGAAAATTTGGTTTTGGATAAAGATAAGACTGACAAATGGCTCAAAAATAATTGCAAAACGGATCATCGAGGTTTGTATTTCTACTATTTAGAAGGATCAAAACTATTTAGCCGAATGCTGTGTATCGAACACAATCAATTGGTTGAAGATGCAGCAACAGGAAGCGCGAGCACTTGTTTGCAGGCTTTTTTGCTGAAATATCATAAACCGGATATTGAATTGACAAATTATCAAGGAGATTACATTAACCGTCCATCTGAAATTTATTTTAAAGGAAAATTAGTTGGAGAACAATTTGATATCAAAATAGGAGGAAAAGCCCAGTTTGTAGCCAAAGGAGAGTGGGAAGCATAA
- a CDS encoding N-acetyltransferase, whose product MDIKIRQERKDDFESVFRLIEKAFEKEKYSDHKEQFLVERLRKSDAFIPELSIVAEAENKIVGNILFTKLRIKSESQTFQSLALAPVSVLPEFQGKGIGSKLILHGHEIAKILGYKSVILLGHEDYYPRFGYELCEKYNIKMPFDVPAENCMVLALIPEGLSGVSGKVIYPKAFFE is encoded by the coding sequence ATGGATATTAAAATAAGACAAGAAAGAAAAGACGATTTTGAAAGTGTTTTTCGATTGATAGAAAAAGCCTTTGAAAAAGAGAAATACAGCGATCACAAAGAACAGTTTTTGGTAGAAAGATTAAGAAAATCTGATGCTTTTATCCCAGAATTGTCAATTGTAGCCGAAGCTGAAAACAAAATTGTCGGAAATATTTTATTTACTAAACTGCGAATAAAAAGTGAATCACAAACTTTTCAATCATTAGCATTAGCGCCAGTTTCTGTTTTGCCAGAATTTCAAGGAAAAGGAATTGGTTCGAAACTTATATTGCACGGACATGAAATTGCAAAAATTTTAGGATATAAATCGGTTATTTTATTAGGACATGAAGATTATTATCCAAGATTTGGATATGAACTTTGCGAAAAATACAATATTAAAATGCCCTTTGATGTTCCAGCTGAAAACTGTATGGTTCTCGCACTTATTCCTGAAGGGTTATCAGGAGTTAGCGGAAAAGTAATTTATCCAAAAGCTTTTTTCGAATAA
- a CDS encoding TonB-dependent receptor, with amino-acid sequence MKLNFRNKIIVLLLLFVVQLSFSQKKNENIGTETVNVVKPYSPTVSDAFKVKETPSLDDSGNQPKETIKYSILSVPVASTFTPSKGNAQAVDKSKKERLFNNYATLGVGNYGTLNAELFVTQDLGNNDYVAGMLRHHSSQGGIKDVNLNDEFYDTAVNVGYGVINRDMSWGVDLGYQNQLYNWYGLPTDFGMTLPPQTQEDLIRGINPNHSYNTISLGGNAEFNEGVFSKIATRFTHFSDSFSSSENRFYLKPTFKVDVMDQAITTNVIIDHVSGSFEHNYARDNTEPLKYSLTNFGIEPSFVIHENEWTLELGAGLFYGLDSENSGNKFFVYPKVNASYKLVGDLMIFYTGANGSLNQNSYADFVSENPFLSPTLNMRPTSNQYTVFAGLKGKLANNVSYNLTGSYLNEKDKALFKSQDYTEDFSNQNYAFGNSFDVVYDDVRTFRFYGELKADFSQNVSFGINGTFNSYKTDGLEAWNLPSMKLSSNLDVTITKQWYAGLNVFYVGERKDMQTNLDLGVAPSVVTLKSYFDANAHLGYKYNERLTFFLKLNNIGNQAYERWLNYPVQGFQVLVGGNYKFDF; translated from the coding sequence ATGAAATTAAACTTCCGAAATAAAATCATCGTCTTACTGCTTTTGTTTGTTGTTCAGCTTTCGTTTTCTCAGAAAAAAAATGAAAACATCGGAACTGAAACAGTCAACGTAGTAAAGCCATATTCGCCAACAGTATCAGATGCTTTTAAAGTGAAAGAAACTCCTTCGCTTGACGACAGTGGCAATCAGCCGAAAGAAACTATTAAATATAGTATTTTGTCGGTTCCGGTTGCGTCAACTTTTACGCCTTCAAAAGGGAATGCGCAAGCGGTGGATAAATCTAAAAAAGAACGTTTGTTCAATAATTATGCAACGCTTGGAGTTGGAAATTATGGAACTCTAAATGCTGAATTGTTTGTAACGCAGGATTTAGGAAACAATGATTATGTGGCTGGAATGTTGCGCCATCATTCATCGCAAGGTGGGATTAAGGATGTAAACTTGAATGATGAGTTTTACGATACGGCAGTAAATGTTGGTTATGGAGTAATCAATCGCGATATGTCTTGGGGAGTTGATTTGGGGTATCAAAATCAGCTTTACAATTGGTATGGTCTTCCAACTGATTTTGGAATGACTCTGCCACCGCAAACGCAGGAAGATTTGATTAGAGGAATCAACCCAAATCATTCCTATAATACAATTTCATTAGGTGGAAATGCAGAATTTAATGAAGGTGTTTTCAGCAAAATTGCAACTCGATTTACGCATTTCTCAGATAGTTTTTCTTCTTCAGAAAATCGTTTTTACTTAAAACCAACTTTCAAAGTCGATGTAATGGATCAAGCCATAACTACAAATGTTATTATTGATCATGTGAGCGGTTCGTTTGAACATAATTATGCGCGAGATAATACCGAGCCATTAAAATATAGTTTGACAAATTTTGGGATTGAGCCAAGTTTTGTGATTCATGAAAACGAATGGACTTTGGAATTAGGAGCGGGATTATTTTATGGTTTAGATTCTGAAAACAGCGGCAATAAATTTTTTGTTTATCCAAAAGTTAACGCATCATATAAATTAGTAGGTGATTTGATGATTTTCTACACGGGTGCAAACGGAAGCTTGAATCAAAATTCGTATGCCGATTTTGTGAGCGAAAATCCATTTTTGTCTCCAACTTTAAATATGAGGCCAACAAGCAATCAATATACTGTTTTTGCTGGTTTAAAAGGGAAGTTGGCAAATAATGTGAGTTATAATTTAACGGGTTCTTATTTGAATGAAAAAGATAAAGCATTGTTTAAAAGCCAAGATTACACAGAAGATTTTTCAAATCAGAATTATGCTTTCGGAAACTCTTTTGATGTAGTTTATGATGATGTGAGAACTTTCCGTTTCTACGGAGAATTAAAAGCCGATTTCTCTCAAAATGTTTCTTTTGGAATTAATGGAACATTCAATAGTTATAAAACAGACGGTTTAGAAGCTTGGAATTTGCCTTCAATGAAATTAAGTTCAAATCTTGACGTTACTATTACGAAACAATGGTACGCAGGTTTAAATGTGTTTTATGTTGGAGAACGTAAAGACATGCAGACAAATCTGGATTTGGGTGTTGCTCCATCTGTGGTGACTTTGAAAAGCTATTTTGATGCCAATGCGCATTTAGGATACAAATACAACGAACGTTTGACTTTCTTTTTAAAACTGAATAACATTGGAAATCAAGCTTACGAAAGATGGCTGAATTATCCTGTTCAAGGATTCCAGGTTTTAGTGGGAGGAAATTATAAGTTTGACTTTTAG